From the genome of Longispora fulva:
AGGTCCCACCAGCGGTCGGGGTCGGTGTGGGTGCTGGTGGCGGTGGCGTATTCGCGGGCCTGCACCAGTTCAGGGAGGAGCCCGAGAGCCCATACCGTGATGCGCGTCGCGGTGGTCTCGGCGGTGATGACGTCGCGGTGGACGGAGCGGAGCGAAGCGTACACGTCGCTCCACGGGTCGGCGTGGCGGTCGGCGGCGTCGATGAGGTCGAGGAGTTCGCGGCGGTCAGGGTCGGGCACGCCGAGCACGCGGGCGAGGACGTCGGTGTCCGCCCACGTCAGGCGCGTGTGGCCGTTTTCGATCCGATCTTGTTTGGAGGTCGACCAGCGGCAGCGTGTCGCCGTCTGTGCCTGCGTGAGTCCGGCGGCCTCGCGGGCGGCGCGCAGCCGGGTCCTGACCTTCCACCGCAGGGCGCCGCCGTCGAGGTCGGCGAGGGCGCTTGTGGGTGTGGTGGTGGGCTGGCTGGTCACGGGGCGGGCTGGGGCTGGTGCAGGCATGGGGTGTCGGCTTCCAGGCGCAGGAGGTTCTTGTGCCGTTCATCGACGGTGGCGGTTGCGGTGGTTCCGCCTTCCATGTAGGCGGTCAGGCGGGGCAGACCGGCGTTGAGTGCGGAGAGGTCGACGTGCAGGCCCTGGCGGCTCCAGTAGTCGGCGA
Proteins encoded in this window:
- a CDS encoding Scr1 family TA system antitoxin-like transcriptional regulator, with amino-acid sequence MPAPAPARPVTSQPTTTPTSALADLDGGALRWKVRTRLRAAREAAGLTQAQTATRCRWSTSKQDRIENGHTRLTWADTDVLARVLGVPDPDRRELLDLIDAADRHADPWSDVYASLRSVHRDVITAETTATRITVWALGLLPELVQAREYATATSTHTDPDRWWDLLAYRQHQAAKRGLRLDVLADETTVYRADEIQRQHLLRLHDTGRARIRIVPITARTHPGLLGGFGIYHADIGPVLHWHDANGGTLDRGVDADHAIHQRLAQLHALSQPVTEFCGTSG